The Myroides phaeus DNA segment GTCCTTTAATCACGTTTTCTAAGATATCCCAAACAACTGGCTCCTTCTTATCTATAATTTTCTTAGCAGATTTTACTGTCTTAACAATTCCTCTTTCGATTAACTTACGAATAACGAAAGGTTTGTATAATTCAGCTGCCATATCTTTTGGCAATCCACATTCGTATAATTTCAATTCTGGTCCAACAACAATTACCGAACGAGCAGAATAGTCAACACGCTTACCTAATAAGTTTTGACGGAAACGACCTTGTTTACCTTTCAATGAATCAGAAAGAGATTTCAAAGGACGGTTAGATTCAGTTTTAACAGCAGAAGATTTTCTTGTGTTGTCAAATAATGAATCTACAGCTTCTTGAAGCATACGTTTTTCATTACGTAAAATTACTTCAGGAGCTTTGATCTCCATTAAACGTTTTAAACGGTTGTTTCTAATGATTACACGACGATATAAATCATTCAAATCAGAAGTAGCAAAACGACCTCCATCCAATGGAACTAATGGACGTAATTCTGGTGGAATAACAGGAATTACTTTCAAGATCATCCACTCAGGTCTATTCTCGCGGTTTAAATTAGACTCACGGAAAGACTCTACAACTTGAAGACGTTTTAACGCTTCAGTTTTTCTTTGTTTAGATGTTTCATTATTAGCTGCGTGACGTAAAGTATAAGATAACTTATCTAAGTCAGTAGTAGCTAATAAATCCATAATACATTCAGCACCCATTTTAGCGATGAATTTATTAGGATCTGTATCATCTAAATATTGATTTTCCATCGGAAGAGTATCACAGATATTCAAATACTCCTCTTCAGTTAAGAAATCTAAACGATTTAAAGGTTCACCATCAACGTTCTTAGCTATACCAGCTTGAATAACTACATAACGTTCATAGTAAATAATCATATCTAATTTCTTAGACGGAAGTCCTAAGATATAACCAATTTTGTTAGGTAAAGAACGGAAGTACCAAATGTGAGCGATAGGCACAACTAAATTGATGTGACCAACTCTATCTCTACGTACTTTCTTCTCAGTAACTTCAACCCCACAACGGTCACATACGATCCCCTTGTAACGGATTCTTTTATACTTACCACAAGCACACTCATAATCTTTTACAGGACCGAAAATACGTTCACAGAAAAGACCATCACGTTCTGGTTTATGAGTACGATAGTTAATTGTTTCAGGTTTCAAAACCTCACCTCTCGATTCTGCTAGAATAGATTCTGGAGAAGCTAAACCTATTGAGATTTTATTAAACCTTTTTACGGTATTTTTCTCTTTATTTTTATTCATGGTAAACTTACTTGTTAAAGTGTATGATAAAGAGTAAGCAGCGTTAACTGCTTACCCTATAATCTTAGTTTATTCTTCTAATCTGATGTCTAATCCAAGACCTTTTAATTCATGCATCAATACATTGAATGATTCAGGTAATCCTGGCTCTGGCATAGTTTCTCCTTTAACGATTGCTTCGTAAGTTTTCGCTCTACCAATAACGTCATCCGATTTTACCGTCAAGATTTCACGTAGTGTACTTGATGCTCCGTATGCTTCTAAAGCCCATACCTCCATCTCTCCAAAACGCTGACCACCAAACTGAGCCTTACCTCCTAATGGTTGTTGCGTAATTAATGAGTAAGGACCAATAGAACGCGCGTGCATCTTATCATCAACCATGTGTCCTAATTTCAGCATGTAGATAACACCAACTGTTGCTCTTTGGTGGAATCTTTCTCCTGTACCACCATCATACAGATAAGTGTGTCCAAAACGAGGAATTCCTGCCTCATCTGTAAGCGCATTAATCTGATCTAATTCAGCACCATCAAAAATAGGTGTCGCAAACTTTTTACCAAGTTTTAATCCAGCCCATCCTAATACTGTTTCATAAATCTGACCGATGTTCATACGAGAAGGTACCCCAAGTGGATTCAACACAATATCAACTGGTGTTCCATCTTCTAAGAATGGCATATCCTCGTCTCTAACGATTCTCGCTACGATACCTTTGTTACCGTGACGTCCTGCCATTTTATCACCTACACGTAATTTACGTTTCTTAGCTATATAAACTTTTGCTAATTTCAAAATTCCTGATGGTAACTCATCTCCTACAGTAATCATAAATTTCTCTCTTCTAAGAACTCCTTGAAGATCGTTTAATTTAATTTTGTAGTTGTGAATCAAGTCTGTGATCATACCATTTGTATCCTCATCAGTTGTCCATTGTCCTTTTGTTAAATGAGCGAAGTCATCAACAGCATATAACATTTTTTGAGTGAATTTCTTACCTTTTGGTAAAATTTCCTCTCCTAAATCATTCAATACACCTTGAGATGTTTTACCATTCACGATGAAGAATAATTTTTCAACTAAACGCTCTTTTAACTCGTTGAATTTAACTTCAAACTTAGTCTCTAATAAAGCCAATTCGTCTTTATCTTTAGAACGTTTACGTTTATCTTTTACTGCTCTTGCGAACAATTTCTTATCTAAAACAACCCCTCTTAAAGATGGTGAAGCTTTTAATGAAGCATCCTTAACGTCTCCAGCTTTATCACCGAAGATTGCACGAAGTAATTTTTCTTCTGGAGTTGGATCTGATTCTCCTTTAGGAGTAATCTTACCAATTAAAATATCACCAGGTTTTACTTCAGCACCGATACGGATCATACCATTTTCATCTAAGTCTTTTGTTGCTTCCTCACTAACGTTAGGGATGTCATTAGTTAACTCTTCGTTACCTAATTTAGTATCTCTAACCTCTAATGTATAATCATCAATATGGATAGATGTAAAGATATCTTCACGTACTACTTTCTCAGAAATTACGATAGCATCCTCGAAGTTGTACCCTTTCCATGGCATAAACGCCACTTTCAAGTTACGACCTAAAGCTAACTCTCCTAATTGAGTAGCATAACCTTCACAAAGTACTTGACCTTTAGTAACTCTATCACCTCTTCTTACAATCGGTTTCAAGTTGATACTTGTACTTTGGTTAGTTTTTCTAAACTTAATTAAGTTGTATGTTTTCTCATCTGGATCAAAACTAATTAGACGTTCTTCATCAGTACGGTCATATTTAATAATGATTTTTTGAGCATCAACATACTCAACAGTACCTTCTCCTTCAGCGTTAATTAAAACACGAGAATCAGAAGCTACTTGTCTTTCTAATCCTGTACCTACAATTGGAGATTCAGGACGTAATAAAGGAACCGCTTGACGCATCATGTTAGATCCCATCAATGCACGGTTGGCATCATCATGCTCTAAGAAAGGAATCAAAGATGCAGAAATAGAAGCAATTTGGTTAGGAGCAACGTCAGTAAAATGAATATCTTTCGGTTCAACTACTGGGAAATCCCCCTCCTCTTTAACAACTACACGCTCGTCAGTCATATTACCAACAGCGTCTACAGGTACGTTAGCTTGCGCAATTAATTTACCTTCCTCTTCTTCAGCACTTAAATAAATAGGATCATTAACGATATCCACTTGTCCGTTTACAACAGGACGGTAAGGAGTTTCGATGAATCCCATATTATTTACTTTAGCATAAACAGCTAAAGACGAAATCAAACCAATGTTTGGTCCCTCTGGTGTCTCAATAGGACATAAACGTCCGTAGTGAGTATAGTGAACGTCACGCACCTCGAAACCTGCTCTTTCCCTTGATAAACCTCCAGGTCCTAAAGCTGATAAACGACGTTTGTGTGTAATCTCTGCCAATGGATTCGTTTGGTCCATAAACTGAGATAACTGGTTAGTTCCAAAAAATGAATTAATAACTGATGATAAAGTCTTAGCATTAATCAAGTCGATTGGAGTAAACACCTCGTTATCACGTACATTCATACGCTCACGAATTGTTCTTGCCATACGAGCTAAACCAACACCAAACTGAGCAGATAATTGTTCACCTACTGTTCTAACACGACGGTTTGATAAGTGGTCAATATCATCAATCTCAGCTTTTGAGTTAATCAATTCAATCAAGTACTTAACAATAGTGATAATATCCTCTTTTGTTAAAACTTGTTTGTCAATTGGAGTATCAAGATTTAATTTCTTGTTCATTCTGTAACGACCAACTTCACCTAGATTGTAACGTTGATCAGAGAAGAACAATTTATCAATAATACCACGTGCAGTCTCCTCATCAGGCGGTTCTGCATTACGCAATTGACGGTAGATGTGCTCTACTGCCTCTTTTTCAGAGTTAGTAGGGTCCTTCTGTAATGTATTATGTATGATGGCATAATCTGCCTGATTATTGTCTTCTTTATGTAAAAGAACAGTTTTAACGTTAGCGTCAATGATTTCTTCGACATTGTCTTTATCTAGGACTGTATCACGGTCTAAAACAATCTCATTTCTCTCAATTGACACAACCTCTCCAGTGTCCTCATCAACGAAGTCTTCATGCCATGTGTTTAACACACGTGCAGCAAGTCTACGTCCAATGTATTTCTTAAGACCTGTTTTTGATACTTTAACTTCCTCTGCAAGGTCGAAAATCTCTAGGATATCCTTGTCTCTTTCGAATCCAATTGCACGGAATAATGTTGTAACAGGTAATTTTTTCTTTCTATCGATATAAGCATACATCACGCTATTAATATCGGTAGCAAACTCAATCCATGATCCTTTAAAAGGAATTACTCTCGCCGAATATAACTTAGTTCCATTTGCATGGAATGACTGTCCAAAGAAAACACCAGGTGAACGGTGTAACTGTGACACAACAACTCGCTCAGCACCATTGATTACGAAAGTACCGCTTGGAGCCATATACGGTATTGTTCCTAAATAAACATCTTGAACTATAGTTTCAAAATCTTCGTGTTCAGGATCAGTACAGTATAACTTCAAACGAGCCTTTAACGGAACGCTATAAGTCAGTCCTCTATCAATACATTCTTCGATTGAATAACGAGGAGGATCAACAAAGTAATCAAGGAACTCCAATACGAACTGGTTTCTTGTATCAGTGATCGGGAAGTTCTCCATGAAGGTATTGTATAAACCTTCCTTACCTCTCTCTTCAGATTTAGTTTCTAATTGAAAGAAATCTTTAAAAGACTTTACCTGAATATCCAAAAAATCTGGATAAGCCGGAATATTCTTTGTAGAGGCAAAATTTAATCTTTCAGTCTGATTTGTGATCATCAATGGACAAAAAATTTTGATTAAGAATTTAAATAGAATTTTGCGCCGAAAATATATTAGACGCAAAATGGTTTAGGCCTTTGGGACGCATCCCAAGACCTAAACCTAAAATATTATTTGAAAAAAGCTTATTTAAGCTCAACAACAGCTCCTGCTTCTTCCAATGATTTTTTAAGACCTTCTGCCTCATCTTTAGAAACACCTTCTTTGATGTTTGCTGGAGTTGAGTCAACGATATCTTTAGCTTCTTTTAATCCTAAACCTGTTAATTCTTTAACAGCTTTAACTACAGCTAATTTAGAAGCACCAGCTTCTTTTAATACAACTGTGAATTCAGTTTGCTCTTCAGCAGCACCACCTTCAGCACCACCTGCAACTACTACAGCAGCAGCAGCTGGTTCGATTCCGTACTCGTCTTTTAATATAGTTGCTAATTCGTTAACTTCTTTAACTGTTAAGTTAACTAATTGTTCTGCGAATTGTTTCAAATCTGCCATTTTTCTATCTTTTAATGATTTGTAAAAATATAATTTATTAATGTGCGTTCATCTTGAACATTTAAAAACTTAGTGTAGTACAAGGACTATTCTTCGTCTTTAAATTGGTTTTTAAGAGCTGAAATAACTCTTTGAGCTGGAGATTGAAGTAATCCAATGATTTCTCCAATAACTTCTTCTTTAGATTTAATAGCTACTAATGTCTCTAATAAGTTCTCACCTACATACACTTCTTCCATGATGTAAGCTCCTTTGATAGCTGGTTTCTCAGCTTTCTTTCTGAACTCTTTAATAACTTTAGCTGGTGCGTTAGCAACATCAGCAAACATAATAGCACTATTTCCTTTTAAGATAGAAGGTAACTCCTCATAACCTCTGTCAGAAGACTCCATTGCTTTTGCAAGCAAAGTGTTTTTAACTACTTCTAATTTAATTCCAGCTTTGTTACAAGCTTTTCTAAAGTTTGAAGTAACTTCCGCATTAAGTCCTGATATATCAGTGATATAGAAGATGTTTGATTCAGCTAATTTAGCTTTTAACTCTTCAATCGCTACTGCTTTTTGTTCTCTAGTCATACGTGAAATTTTTTATTTACCAATTATACTGCTTTAGGATCTAAAGCAATAGCAGGGCTCATAGTACTAGATATATGAATAGACTTGATATAAGTACCCTTAGCTGCAGTTGGTTTTAATTTGATTAATGTTTGAATAAGTTCAGCCGCGTTCTCAGTAATTTTATCAGCATCAAAAGACACTTTACCAACAGAAGCGTGAACAATTCCAGTTTTATCAACTTTAAAATCGATTTTACCAGCTTTTACTTCTTGAACAGCTTTCGCTACGTCCATAGTAACTGTACCTGTCTTAGGGTTTGGCATTAAACCTCTTGGTCCTAAAATACGACCTAAAGGACCTAATTTACCCATAACAGCAGGCATAGTGATGATAACATCAACATCTGTCCAACCGTCTTTAATTTTTTGAAGGTACTCATCTAGTCCAACATAGTCAGCACCAGCAGCTTTAGCTTCAGCTTCTTTATCAGGAGTAACTAATGCTAACACTCTAACATCTTTACCTGTACCGTGAGGTAAAGTAACTACACCACGCACCATTTGATTTGCTTTACGAGGGTCTACACCTAAACGTACAGCGATATCTACAGATTCGTCAAATTTTGCAGAAGCAACTTCTTTTAATAATACAGATGCACTTTTCAAAGAATATAAAGTATTCTTTTCAATTTTTGCAGCAGCTTCTTTTTGCTTTTTCGTTAATTTTGCCATTTCTTCTTTCTTTTACAATTAAAAAGGAGCATTTCCTGTTACTGTTATTCCCATAGATCTTGCAGTACCAGCTATCATACTCATAGCCGCTTCAACAGTAAATGCATTTAAATCAGGCATTTTGTCTTCCGCAATAGCACGTACTTGTTCCCAAGTAACGCTTGCTACTTTTTTTCTATTAGGCTCACCAGATCCAGTTTTCACTTTCGCAGCCTCTAATAATTGAACAGCAGCAGGTGGCGTCTTAACAACAAAGTCAAATGATTTGTCTTTGTACACAGTAATTTGTACTGGTAAAACTTTACCGGGTTTATCTTGTGTTCTTGCATTGAATTGTTTACAGAACTCCATGATGTTAACTCCAGCAGCCCCCAAAGCAGGTCCAACCGGTGGCGAAGGATTCGCAGCACCTCCCTTAACTTGTAGTTTAACTACTTTACTAATTTCTTTTGCCATTTCTTAAAAAATTTGGCACATCTCAATTGGAAGCAAGATGTGTATGTATGTAACATTATAATTTTTCTACTTGCGTAAAGCTTAACTCCAATGGTGTTTTTCTTCCGAAAATCTTAACCATTACTTCAAGCTTGCGTTTCTCTTCATTAATGTTTTCGATTGTACCATCAAATCCATTAAATGGTCCATCTGTAACTTTAACAGACTCACCAACAGTGTAAGGGATTGCTCCTTTGTCAACTTTAACAGCTAACTCATCAACTCTACCTAACATTCTGTTTACTTCTGATTCTCTCAATGGAACTGGTTCTCCACCTCTGGTCTCACCTAAGAAACCGATAACTCCATTGATTGATTTAATAACGTGAGGAACCTCACCTGTCAAACTTGCTTCAATCATTACATAGCCTGGGAAGTAAACACGATCTGTAGTTTTCTTTTTACCATCTTTATTAATTGTAACAACTTTCTCAGTTGGTACTAAAACTTGTGATAAGTAATCAGCTAAACCTAAGCGAGAGATTTCAGATTCAATATAATTTTTAACCTTATTCTCTTGTCCACTTACCGCACGAACCACATACCATTTTTTGACACTTGTATCAGCCATAATATTTTTTTTATTTCCTTATGCTCTCGCCCAACTATAAAACACTCCTAAAACTTTACCAAACCCTGAATCTACTCCCCAAGTTGCAAGGGAAAATAAGATAGCAAAGACAGCAACAATTATAGTGTATCGTTGAACATCTGACCACGGAGACCAAGTAACATTACTTTTTAACTCCGTAAAAGCCTCTGATATGTAATTAAAAACTTTTGCCATGATTATATTGTTTTTGCACGGGTGGAGGGATTCGAACCCCCATCAACGGTTTTGGAGACCGCTATTCTACCCTTGAACTACACCCGTTTGTTAATAAAAGTCAGTGGCCTAAACCACTGACTTTCTAATTTATGTTTAATCTCAGAAAGATTAGTCAATAATTTCAGTAACCTGACCAGCACCTACTGTTCTACCTCCTTCACGGATAGCGAAACGTAAACCTACTGATAATGCGATTGGGCTTAATAACTCAACAGTGATAGTTAAGTTATCTCCAGGCATAACCATCTCAGTTCCTTCTGGTAATTGGATTGTTCCAGTTACGTCAGTTGTACGAACGTAGAATTGAGGACGGTAGTTATTGTGGAATGGAGTGTGACGTCCACCTTCTTCTTTTTTCAAGATATAAACCTCAGCTTTGAATTTAGCGTGTGGTTTAACTGAACCTGGTTTACAAATAACCATACCACGACGGATATCAGTTTTGTCAATACCTCTCAATAATAAACCTACGTTATCTCCAGCTTCTCCACGGTCTAAGATTTTACGGAACATCTCAACTCCTGTAATAGTAGAAGTTAATTTGTCAGCTCCCATACCGATGATTTCAACAGCATCTCCTGTATTAGCAACTCCAGTTTCGATACGTCCTGTAGCAACAGTTCCACGTCCTGTAATTGTAAATACGTCTTCTACTGGCATTAAGAATGGTTTTTCGTTGTCACGTACTGGCTCTTCGATCCATTTGTCAACTTCTTCCATTAATTCTAATAATGCATCAACCCATTTTTGCTCTCCGTTTAAAGCTCCTAAAGCAGATCCTTTAACTACTGGTCCATTATCACCGTCGTATTGGTAGAAAGATAATAAATCTCTAATTTCCATTTCAACAAGCTCTAATAACTCAGCGTCATCTACTAAGTCAACTTTGTTCATGAATACAACAATTCTTGGAATACCAACTTGGCGTCCTAATAAGATGTGCTCACGAGTTTGTGGCATTGGACCATCAGTTGCAGCAACTACTAAAATTGCTCCATCCATTTGCGCTGCTCCAGTTACCATGTTCTTAACGTAATCCGCGTGACCTGGACAGTCTACGTGCGCGTAGTGACGATTAGCTGTTTGGTATTCAACGTGAGAAGTATTAATTGTAATACCACGCTCTTTTTCTTCTGGTGCGTTATCAATTGAATCAAACGAACGAGCTTCTGAAAATCCTGCTTCAGCTAAAACTTTAGTAATAGCAGCAGTAGTAGTAGTTTTACCGTGATCCACGTGTCCGATAGTACCGATGTTTAAGTGCGGTTTCGAACGGTCAAAAGTTTCCTTTGCCATGATTTAATAATTTAATCTTAGTTATATAATTAGTGTTCAAATATAATAAAAAAACCTGAGCCAATGACGGGATTTGAACCCGTGACCTCTTCCTTACCAAGGAAGCACTCTACCCCTGAGCTACACCGGCTAATGCCTCTTATTTCTGTGGGGAGAGCAGGATTCGAACCTGCGAAGGTTACCCAACGGATTTACAGTCCGTCCTCGTTGGCCGCTTGAGTATCTCCCCTCAAACATTTTGTTTGATTTTTTTTCTTTTGAGCCAGTGGAGGGACTCGAACCCACGACCTGCTGATTACAAATCAGCTGCTCTAGCCAGCTGAGCTACACCGGCTTTTTCTTCTCAATAGAAAAAGTCCGCTATTTCTAACGGACTGCAAATGTATATATTTTATTGATTAAAAAAAACAATTTACTTATTTTTTTACATTAATGTGATTTCGTTTTCTCCTTGAATTTCACAACTAAACGCTCTAAGGCATCGGTTCCTGCATCCACACTCTCTTCAAAACTCTTGCAAGTTTTCTTAACAACCATTTCATCTCCTGGTACCAGTAATTTCATCTCTGCTACTTTGTTTTCTTTCTCATTGGTATTTTCTAATTTCAAAAACACATCTACTGAAATTACCTTATCATAAAACTTTTCAAGTTTAGATAAACGCTCATTTACAAAATCTACTAATTTTCGATCTACATTAAAATTAATGGCTTGAATGTTAACTTTCATAAATAACTAATTAAATGGTTAATTTTACTTTTTCTTCATTCGAGGATGAGCCCCTTGGTAAACTTTTTTCAACTCTTTCAAGTTTATTTGCGCATAACCTTGCGTTGTTCCCAAACTCTCGTGCCCCATCAACTCCTTTATCGAATTGATATCTGCTCCATTCTCTAATAAATGTGTAGCAAATGAATGTCGCAACACGTGTGGACTTTTCTTCTCCTTCGTTGTTGCATTACTAAAGTAGCGATTTATAACCCGATAAACAAACATTTCATTGATTTTGTTACCTTTTTCATTAACCAACAAACTGTCGTTTTTAGCCATATTACTCATAACCAAGCCTCTAACACTAATATATTTTTTTAGTATTTTCTCAACTACCTGAACCATAGGTATAACACGGACTTTATCTCCCTTTCCAAGAACTTTAACTTGATGCTGATAAAAATCCACATCACTTATTTTCAATGCTACCAACTCTGCTCTACGTAAACCTAAACAATAAAGCATTTCTACAATTAGTAAATCTCTAATCGAGTTAAAATCCTCTAACCCATCTAACATCTCTCTCACTGCATCAATTTCATTTACAGAAAAAGGTAATTGAAGTTTCTTCTCTACTTTCAACGAACGATGAAGTTGCAAAGGACTAACCTCTACTTCTTCTATTTTTTGCAAAAACTTGTAATAAGAACGTAACGAGCTCATTTTTCTATTAATCGAACGATTACTAACTCCCTGCTCAGATAATTCTACTATCCACAATCGCACACCATCATACTTAACAGTCAAATAATCTAAATCTTTCAATGCTAAAAAATCCACATAAGTAACTATATCATATTCATAAGCCTTAATTGTTTCAGCAGAATAATTTTTCTCTTTATACAAATACTCGATAAATCTTTCTAAATTTTTATCCATAAAAAAACCGTTACAACAAAGTTAGTACTTTATTATAACGGTTTAGTATAAATTTGTTCACATTACTAGATTTCTACTGAATCACGTAAGTGTTGAACGTATGCAGCTTTCTGCATTTTGTCTCTTTTTAAAACAGATGGTTTTGAGAAGTGTTGACGAGATC contains these protein-coding regions:
- the rpoB gene encoding DNA-directed RNA polymerase subunit beta — protein: MITNQTERLNFASTKNIPAYPDFLDIQVKSFKDFFQLETKSEERGKEGLYNTFMENFPITDTRNQFVLEFLDYFVDPPRYSIEECIDRGLTYSVPLKARLKLYCTDPEHEDFETIVQDVYLGTIPYMAPSGTFVINGAERVVVSQLHRSPGVFFGQSFHANGTKLYSARVIPFKGSWIEFATDINSVMYAYIDRKKKLPVTTLFRAIGFERDKDILEIFDLAEEVKVSKTGLKKYIGRRLAARVLNTWHEDFVDEDTGEVVSIERNEIVLDRDTVLDKDNVEEIIDANVKTVLLHKEDNNQADYAIIHNTLQKDPTNSEKEAVEHIYRQLRNAEPPDEETARGIIDKLFFSDQRYNLGEVGRYRMNKKLNLDTPIDKQVLTKEDIITIVKYLIELINSKAEIDDIDHLSNRRVRTVGEQLSAQFGVGLARMARTIRERMNVRDNEVFTPIDLINAKTLSSVINSFFGTNQLSQFMDQTNPLAEITHKRRLSALGPGGLSRERAGFEVRDVHYTHYGRLCPIETPEGPNIGLISSLAVYAKVNNMGFIETPYRPVVNGQVDIVNDPIYLSAEEEEGKLIAQANVPVDAVGNMTDERVVVKEEGDFPVVEPKDIHFTDVAPNQIASISASLIPFLEHDDANRALMGSNMMRQAVPLLRPESPIVGTGLERQVASDSRVLINAEGEGTVEYVDAQKIIIKYDRTDEERLISFDPDEKTYNLIKFRKTNQSTSINLKPIVRRGDRVTKGQVLCEGYATQLGELALGRNLKVAFMPWKGYNFEDAIVISEKVVREDIFTSIHIDDYTLEVRDTKLGNEELTNDIPNVSEEATKDLDENGMIRIGAEVKPGDILIGKITPKGESDPTPEEKLLRAIFGDKAGDVKDASLKASPSLRGVVLDKKLFARAVKDKRKRSKDKDELALLETKFEVKFNELKERLVEKLFFIVNGKTSQGVLNDLGEEILPKGKKFTQKMLYAVDDFAHLTKGQWTTDEDTNGMITDLIHNYKIKLNDLQGVLRREKFMITVGDELPSGILKLAKVYIAKKRKLRVGDKMAGRHGNKGIVARIVRDEDMPFLEDGTPVDIVLNPLGVPSRMNIGQIYETVLGWAGLKLGKKFATPIFDGAELDQINALTDEAGIPRFGHTYLYDGGTGERFHQRATVGVIYMLKLGHMVDDKMHARSIGPYSLITQQPLGGKAQFGGQRFGEMEVWALEAYGASSTLREILTVKSDDVIGRAKTYEAIVKGETMPEPGLPESFNVLMHELKGLGLDIRLEE
- the rplL gene encoding 50S ribosomal protein L7/L12, producing the protein MADLKQFAEQLVNLTVKEVNELATILKDEYGIEPAAAAVVVAGGAEGGAAEEQTEFTVVLKEAGASKLAVVKAVKELTGLGLKEAKDIVDSTPANIKEGVSKDEAEGLKKSLEEAGAVVELK
- the rplJ gene encoding 50S ribosomal protein L10, whose protein sequence is MTREQKAVAIEELKAKLAESNIFYITDISGLNAEVTSNFRKACNKAGIKLEVVKNTLLAKAMESSDRGYEELPSILKGNSAIMFADVANAPAKVIKEFRKKAEKPAIKGAYIMEEVYVGENLLETLVAIKSKEEVIGEIIGLLQSPAQRVISALKNQFKDEE
- the rplA gene encoding 50S ribosomal protein L1, which produces MAKLTKKQKEAAAKIEKNTLYSLKSASVLLKEVASAKFDESVDIAVRLGVDPRKANQMVRGVVTLPHGTGKDVRVLALVTPDKEAEAKAAGADYVGLDEYLQKIKDGWTDVDVIITMPAVMGKLGPLGRILGPRGLMPNPKTGTVTMDVAKAVQEVKAGKIDFKVDKTGIVHASVGKVSFDADKITENAAELIQTLIKLKPTAAKGTYIKSIHISSTMSPAIALDPKAV
- the rplK gene encoding 50S ribosomal protein L11; translation: MAKEISKVVKLQVKGGAANPSPPVGPALGAAGVNIMEFCKQFNARTQDKPGKVLPVQITVYKDKSFDFVVKTPPAAVQLLEAAKVKTGSGEPNRKKVASVTWEQVRAIAEDKMPDLNAFTVEAAMSMIAGTARSMGITVTGNAPF
- the nusG gene encoding transcription termination/antitermination protein NusG, with translation MADTSVKKWYVVRAVSGQENKVKNYIESEISRLGLADYLSQVLVPTEKVVTINKDGKKKTTDRVYFPGYVMIEASLTGEVPHVIKSINGVIGFLGETRGGEPVPLRESEVNRMLGRVDELAVKVDKGAIPYTVGESVKVTDGPFNGFDGTIENINEEKRKLEVMVKIFGRKTPLELSFTQVEKL
- the secE gene encoding preprotein translocase subunit SecE translates to MAKVFNYISEAFTELKSNVTWSPWSDVQRYTIIVAVFAILFSLATWGVDSGFGKVLGVFYSWARA
- the tuf gene encoding elongation factor Tu; the encoded protein is MAKETFDRSKPHLNIGTIGHVDHGKTTTTAAITKVLAEAGFSEARSFDSIDNAPEEKERGITINTSHVEYQTANRHYAHVDCPGHADYVKNMVTGAAQMDGAILVVAATDGPMPQTREHILLGRQVGIPRIVVFMNKVDLVDDAELLELVEMEIRDLLSFYQYDGDNGPVVKGSALGALNGEQKWVDALLELMEEVDKWIEEPVRDNEKPFLMPVEDVFTITGRGTVATGRIETGVANTGDAVEIIGMGADKLTSTITGVEMFRKILDRGEAGDNVGLLLRGIDKTDIRRGMVICKPGSVKPHAKFKAEVYILKKEEGGRHTPFHNNYRPQFYVRTTDVTGTIQLPEGTEMVMPGDNLTITVELLSPIALSVGLRFAIREGGRTVGAGQVTEIID
- the hpf gene encoding ribosome hibernation-promoting factor, HPF/YfiA family is translated as MKVNIQAINFNVDRKLVDFVNERLSKLEKFYDKVISVDVFLKLENTNEKENKVAEMKLLVPGDEMVVKKTCKSFEESVDAGTDALERLVVKFKEKTKSH
- a CDS encoding tyrosine-type recombinase/integrase; translation: MDKNLERFIEYLYKEKNYSAETIKAYEYDIVTYVDFLALKDLDYLTVKYDGVRLWIVELSEQGVSNRSINRKMSSLRSYYKFLQKIEEVEVSPLQLHRSLKVEKKLQLPFSVNEIDAVREMLDGLEDFNSIRDLLIVEMLYCLGLRRAELVALKISDVDFYQHQVKVLGKGDKVRVIPMVQVVEKILKKYISVRGLVMSNMAKNDSLLVNEKGNKINEMFVYRVINRYFSNATTKEKKSPHVLRHSFATHLLENGADINSIKELMGHESLGTTQGYAQINLKELKKVYQGAHPRMKKK
- the rpsU gene encoding 30S ribosomal protein S21 → MLIIPIKDGENIDRALKRYKRKFDRTGTLRQLRSRQHFSKPSVLKRDKMQKAAYVQHLRDSVEI